One genomic segment of Clavelina lepadiformis chromosome 3, kaClaLepa1.1, whole genome shotgun sequence includes these proteins:
- the LOC143448401 gene encoding multifunctional procollagen lysine hydroxylase and glycosyltransferase LH3-like, with amino-acid sequence MQFGGLACVLLNLLCFQSLLPSQADPLELLVVTVATDETDGFKRFEESLKLFNLDVLVLGMHEEWRGGYLRLYSGGGQKINILKRGLEKYKENKNLVLFFTDSYDVVFTTGKEEILSKFKEFNARIIFSAESTIWPDRSLENRYPEVTVGKRFLCSGGIIGYADTFWSIITQWNMQDTDDDQLYYTKIYVNATLRTQLNATLDHTSKLVQNINFAKNELEMVEEDTFTRIKNLKYSTLPSVIHGNGPSKVHLNHFTNYVPDAWHSEYGCRQCNRNLIDLTNIQEEELPKIQMAIFIEQPTPFIEEFLQRLEQISYPKSRITLFVHNNEGDVERYVSQFMLRHRSKYAAVKSVSPHENIDEKAARNMAVNHCIEIDCDYQFSVDSYVQITEPDILKFLITKNKQVIAPIVVRHGKLWSNFWGAINIDGYYSRSDDYLAIVNNERRGIWNVPFVNAVYLTRGDTLMHIENKIQRLYNYEDVDADMAYCNHMRDEGIFIFATNEIDFGRLIFTENVMTDTIHPDWWQIKDNTKDWEERYIHPDFWNATLDAVDIAQPCPDVYMFPLFTHRAADTLVEIMEDYGEWSGGKNKDSRLAGGYENVPTVDIHMNQIAFEKEWLFLLRHYPTKIVEKVYPGFYTKAHSIMMFVVRYKPTEQSFLRPHHDSSTWTMNVALNSHGTDYEGGGCRFLRYDCSVTNIPKGYALIHPGRLTHYHEGLLTTNGTRYIAVSFVDP; translated from the exons ATGCAATTTGGAGGACTAGCTTGTGTCCTACTAAACCTTCTTTGTTTTCAGAGTTTACTACCTTCTCAAGCAG ATCCACTGGAGCTCTTAGTTGTAACTGTGGCCACTGATGAAACTGATGGCTTCAAACGATTTGAAGAGTctcttaaactttttaaccTGGATGTTTTA GTGTTAGGTATGCATGAGGAATGGAGGGGTGGATATTTACGATTGTATTCAGGAGGtggtcaaaaaataaatattttaaagcgAGGACTTGAGAAATATAAAGAGAACAAAAATCTGGTTCTCTTTTTTACAGATAG CTATGATGTAGTTTTTACAACTGGAAAAGAGGAAATTTTATCCAAGTTTAAAGAGTTTAATGCACGAATTATATTTTCTGCTGAAAGTACCATTTGGCCTGATCGCTCACTAGAG aATCGGTATCCAGAAGTTACTGTTggcaaacgatttttatgTTCCGGTGGAATAATTGGTTATGCTGACACTTTTTGGTCTATTATTACACAATGGAACATGCAAGATACCGATGATGACCAACTATATTACACAAAGATATATGTTAACGCTACATTAAGG ACTCAACTCAATGCAACATTGGATCATACAAGTAAACTAGttcaaaatatcaattttGCCAAAA ATGAGTTGGAAATGGTTGAAGAAGACACATTTACTCGcataaaaaacttgaaatactCAACACTCCCAAGTGTCATTCATGGGAATGGTCCCAGCAAG GTCCATCTAAATCATTTCACAAATTATGTACCTGATGCCTGGCATAGTGAATATGGATGTAGGCAATGCAATCGAAACCTTATAGATTTAACAAACATCCAAGAG GAAGAACTCCCTAAAATTCAAATGGCAATATTTATCGAACAACCTACTCCATTCATTGAagaatttttacaaagacTAGAACAGATATCATATCCCAAGTCTAGAATCACCTTGTTTGTTCACAACAAT GAGGGAGATGTAGAACGTTATGTGTCACAATTTATGTTGCGACATCGTTCAAAGTATGCAGCTGTCAAAAGTGTTTCACCCCATGAAAACATTGATGAAAAAGCAGCTAGAAATATGGCAGT AAATCATTGCATTGAGATTGACTGTGATTACCAGTTCAGCGTGGACTCATATGTTCAAATCACAGAACCAgacattttaaagtttttgataACCAAGAACAAGCAA GTCATTGCCCCAATTGTGGTACGGCATGGTAAATTGTGGAGCAACTTTTGGGGTGCGATAAATATTGATGGTTACTACTCAAGATCAGATGACTACTTAGCTATAGTAAATAATGAGAGAAG GGGCATCTGGAATGTCCCCTTTGTTAATGCTGTGTATTTGACAAGAGGAGACACACTTATGCACAtcgaaaataaaattcaacgCCTGTATAACTATGAAGATGTTGATGCAGATATGGCTTACTGCAATCATATGCGAGATGAG GGAATCTTCATATTTGCAACAAACGAAATAGACTTTGGAAGATTGATTTTTACCGAAAATGTGATGACAGATACCATCCATCCTGACTGGTGGCAGATTAAAGACAACACAAAG GACTGGGAGGAAAGGTACATCCATCCTGATTTTTGGAATGCAACATTGGATGCTGTGGACATAGCCCAACCTTGTCCAGATGTTTACATGTTCCCTTTGTTTACACACCGAGCTGCTGACACGCTCGTTGAGATCATGGAAGATTATGGAGAATGGTCAGGTGGAAAAAATAAG GATTCACGATTGGCTGGTGGGTATGAAAACGTTCCTACAGTCGATATTCATATGAAtcaaatcgcttttgaaaaaGAATGGCTTTTCCTGTTACGTCATTACCCAACCAAAATAGTGGAAAAAGTTTATCCAGGATTTTATACAAAG GCTCATTCAATTATGATGTTTGTTGTTCGATACAAACCAACGGAACAATCATTCCTGCGTCCTCACCACGATTCTTCTACTTGGACAATGAACGTTGCCCTAAATTCTCATGGAACAGATTACGAG GGTGGTGGATGTCGATTTTTGAGATACGATTGCTCAGTGACAAACATTCCTAAAGGCTACGCTCTGATTCATCCGGGTCGGTTGACTCATTATCACGAGGGTTTACTTACTACAAATGGTACCCGATACATAGCAGTGTCATTTGTTGATCCTTAA
- the LOC143448402 gene encoding procollagen-lysine,2-oxoglutarate 5-dioxygenase 1-like isoform X1 produces the protein MQLAIPGCFLLNLLWFQSLLPSQADPLELLVVTVATDKTDGFKRLEGSLKLFNLKFLVLGMHEKWKGGYLRLFPGGGQKINILKRELEKYKNNKNLVLFFTDSYDVVFTAGKEEILTKFKEFNARIVFSAESTIWPDGLLENRYPEVTFGKRFLCSGGIIGYADTFWSTITKWNVEDTDSDQLYYTKIYLNATLRTQLNATLDHTSTLVQNINFAKYELEMVEEDTLTRIKNLKYSTLPSVIHGNGPSKIYLNHLTNYVPDGWHSEYGCRQCSRNLIDLPNEPKDKLPSVQLAIFIEQPTPFLEEFLQRLEQMSYPKSRITLFVHNNEGDADCYISQFMLRHRSKYAAFKIVSPHENIDEKAARNMAVNHCIEIACDYQFSVDSYVQITEPDILKFLISKNKQVIAPIVVQNGKLWSNFWGAINIDGYYARSDDYLAIVNNERSGIWNVPFVNAVYLTKGSTLKYTENKIQSLYNYEDFDADMAYCNHMRDEEIFIFATNEIDFGRLMFTENVMTGIIHPDWWQIEDNTEDWEERYIHPDFWNATLDGVDIAQPCPDVYMFPLFTHRAADTLVEIMEDYGQWSGGKNKDTRLAGGYENVPTVDINMNQIAFKKEWLFLLRHYPTKIVEKVYPGFYTEADSSMMFVVRYKPTEQSFLRPHHDSSTWTMNIALNSHGTDYEGGGCRFLRYDCSVTNIPKGYALIHPGRLTHYHEGLLTTNGTRYIAVSFVDP, from the exons ATCCACTGGAGCTTTTAGTGGTAACTGTGGCCACTGATAAAACTGATGGCTTCAAACGACTTGAGGGCTCTCTCAAACTTTTCAACCTGAAATTTTTA GTGTTAGGAATGCATGAGAAATGGAAAGGTGGTTATTTACGGTTGTTTCCAGGTGGtggtcaaaaaataaatattttaaagcgTGAACTGgagaaatataaaaacaacaaaaatctaGTTCTCTTTTTTACAGACAG CTATGATGTCGTTTTTACAGCTGGAAAAGAGGAAATTTTAACCAAGTTTAAAGAGTTTAATGCACGAATTGTATTTTCTGCTGAAAGTACCATTTGGCCTGATGGCTTACTAGAG AATCGGTACCCAGAAGTAACTTTTggcaaacgatttttatgCTCTGGTGGAATAATTGGTTACGCTGACACTTTTTGGTCTACTATTACGAAATGGAATGTGGAAGATACCGACAGTGATCAACTATATTACACAAAGATATATCTTAATGCTACGTTGAGG aCTCAACTCAATGCAACATTGGATCATACAAGCACACTAGTTCAAAACATCAATTTTGCCAAAT ATGAGTTGGAAATGGTTGAAGAAGACACATTAACTCgcataaaaaacttaaaatactcAACACTCCCAAGTGTCATTCATGGGAATGGGCCCAGCAAG ATCTACCTAAACCACTTAACGAACTATGTACCTGATGGTTGGCACTCAGAATATGGATGTAGGCAATGTAGCCGAAACCTTATTGATTTACCCAACGAACCAAAg gataAACTCCCCTCTGTTCAGCTTGCAATATTTATTGAACAACCTACTCCATTTCTTGAAGAATTTTTACAAAGATTAGAGCAGATGTCGTACCCCAAGTCTAGAATCACTTTGTTTGTCCACAACAAT GAGGGAGATGCAGATTGTTATATATCACAATTTATGTTGCGTCATCGTTCAAAGTATGCagctttcaaaattgtttcacCCCATGAAAACATTGATGAAAAAGCAGCTAGAAATATGGCAGT AAATCATTGCATTGAGATTGCCTGTGATTACCAGTTCAGCGTGGACTCATATGTTCAAATCACAGAACCAgacattttgaagtttttgataTCCAAGAATAAGCAA GTCATTGCCCCAATTGTGgttcaaaatggtaaattgTGGAGCAACTTTTGGGGTGCGATAAATATTGATGGTTACTATGCAAGATCAGATGACTACTTAGCTATAGTAAATAATGAGAGAag TGGAATCTGGAATGTTCCCTTTGTTAATGCTGTGTATTTGACAAAAGGAAGTACACTTAAATACACGGAAAATAAAATTCAGAGCCTGTATAATTATGAAGACTTTGATGCAGATATGGCTTACTGCAATCATATGCGAGATGAG GAAATCTTCATATTTGCAACAAATGAAATAGACTTTGGAAGATTGATGTTTACTGAAAATGTAATGACAGGTATCATTCATCCTGACTGGTGGCAGATTGAAGACAACACAGAG GACTGGGAAGAAAGGTACATCCATCCTGATTTTTGGAATGCAACATTGGATGGTGTGGATATAGCTCAACCTTGTCCAGATGTTTACATGTTCCCTTTGTTCACACACCGAGCTGCTGACACGCTCGTTGAGATCATGGAAGATTATGGACAATGGTCAGGTGGAAAAAATAAG GACACGCGATTGGCTGGAGGGTATGAAAACGTTCCTACAGTCGATATTAACATGAAtcaaatcgcttttaaaaaagaatggCTTTTCCTGTTACGTCATTACCCAACCAAAATAGTGGAAAAAGTTTATCCAGGATTTTATACCGAG GCTGATTCCAGCATGATGTTTGTTGTTCGATACAAACCAACCGAACAATCATTCCTGCGTCCTCACCACGATTCTTCTACTTGGACAATGAACATTGCCCTAAATTCTCATGGAACAGATTACGAG GGTGGTGGATGTCGATTTTTGAGATACGATTGCTCAGTGACAAACATTCCTAAAGGCTACGCTCTGATTCATCCGGGTCGGTTGACTCATTATCACGAGGGTTTACTTACTACAAATGGTACCCGATACATAGCAGTGTCATTTGTTGATCCTTAA
- the LOC143448402 gene encoding procollagen-lysine,2-oxoglutarate 5-dioxygenase 1-like isoform X2: MHEKWKGGYLRLFPGGGQKINILKRELEKYKNNKNLVLFFTDSYDVVFTAGKEEILTKFKEFNARIVFSAESTIWPDGLLENRYPEVTFGKRFLCSGGIIGYADTFWSTITKWNVEDTDSDQLYYTKIYLNATLRTQLNATLDHTSTLVQNINFAKYELEMVEEDTLTRIKNLKYSTLPSVIHGNGPSKIYLNHLTNYVPDGWHSEYGCRQCSRNLIDLPNEPKDKLPSVQLAIFIEQPTPFLEEFLQRLEQMSYPKSRITLFVHNNEGDADCYISQFMLRHRSKYAAFKIVSPHENIDEKAARNMAVNHCIEIACDYQFSVDSYVQITEPDILKFLISKNKQVIAPIVVQNGKLWSNFWGAINIDGYYARSDDYLAIVNNERSGIWNVPFVNAVYLTKGSTLKYTENKIQSLYNYEDFDADMAYCNHMRDEEIFIFATNEIDFGRLMFTENVMTGIIHPDWWQIEDNTEDWEERYIHPDFWNATLDGVDIAQPCPDVYMFPLFTHRAADTLVEIMEDYGQWSGGKNKDTRLAGGYENVPTVDINMNQIAFKKEWLFLLRHYPTKIVEKVYPGFYTEADSSMMFVVRYKPTEQSFLRPHHDSSTWTMNIALNSHGTDYEGGGCRFLRYDCSVTNIPKGYALIHPGRLTHYHEGLLTTNGTRYIAVSFVDP, from the exons ATGCATGAGAAATGGAAAGGTGGTTATTTACGGTTGTTTCCAGGTGGtggtcaaaaaataaatattttaaagcgTGAACTGgagaaatataaaaacaacaaaaatctaGTTCTCTTTTTTACAGACAG CTATGATGTCGTTTTTACAGCTGGAAAAGAGGAAATTTTAACCAAGTTTAAAGAGTTTAATGCACGAATTGTATTTTCTGCTGAAAGTACCATTTGGCCTGATGGCTTACTAGAG AATCGGTACCCAGAAGTAACTTTTggcaaacgatttttatgCTCTGGTGGAATAATTGGTTACGCTGACACTTTTTGGTCTACTATTACGAAATGGAATGTGGAAGATACCGACAGTGATCAACTATATTACACAAAGATATATCTTAATGCTACGTTGAGG aCTCAACTCAATGCAACATTGGATCATACAAGCACACTAGTTCAAAACATCAATTTTGCCAAAT ATGAGTTGGAAATGGTTGAAGAAGACACATTAACTCgcataaaaaacttaaaatactcAACACTCCCAAGTGTCATTCATGGGAATGGGCCCAGCAAG ATCTACCTAAACCACTTAACGAACTATGTACCTGATGGTTGGCACTCAGAATATGGATGTAGGCAATGTAGCCGAAACCTTATTGATTTACCCAACGAACCAAAg gataAACTCCCCTCTGTTCAGCTTGCAATATTTATTGAACAACCTACTCCATTTCTTGAAGAATTTTTACAAAGATTAGAGCAGATGTCGTACCCCAAGTCTAGAATCACTTTGTTTGTCCACAACAAT GAGGGAGATGCAGATTGTTATATATCACAATTTATGTTGCGTCATCGTTCAAAGTATGCagctttcaaaattgtttcacCCCATGAAAACATTGATGAAAAAGCAGCTAGAAATATGGCAGT AAATCATTGCATTGAGATTGCCTGTGATTACCAGTTCAGCGTGGACTCATATGTTCAAATCACAGAACCAgacattttgaagtttttgataTCCAAGAATAAGCAA GTCATTGCCCCAATTGTGgttcaaaatggtaaattgTGGAGCAACTTTTGGGGTGCGATAAATATTGATGGTTACTATGCAAGATCAGATGACTACTTAGCTATAGTAAATAATGAGAGAag TGGAATCTGGAATGTTCCCTTTGTTAATGCTGTGTATTTGACAAAAGGAAGTACACTTAAATACACGGAAAATAAAATTCAGAGCCTGTATAATTATGAAGACTTTGATGCAGATATGGCTTACTGCAATCATATGCGAGATGAG GAAATCTTCATATTTGCAACAAATGAAATAGACTTTGGAAGATTGATGTTTACTGAAAATGTAATGACAGGTATCATTCATCCTGACTGGTGGCAGATTGAAGACAACACAGAG GACTGGGAAGAAAGGTACATCCATCCTGATTTTTGGAATGCAACATTGGATGGTGTGGATATAGCTCAACCTTGTCCAGATGTTTACATGTTCCCTTTGTTCACACACCGAGCTGCTGACACGCTCGTTGAGATCATGGAAGATTATGGACAATGGTCAGGTGGAAAAAATAAG GACACGCGATTGGCTGGAGGGTATGAAAACGTTCCTACAGTCGATATTAACATGAAtcaaatcgcttttaaaaaagaatggCTTTTCCTGTTACGTCATTACCCAACCAAAATAGTGGAAAAAGTTTATCCAGGATTTTATACCGAG GCTGATTCCAGCATGATGTTTGTTGTTCGATACAAACCAACCGAACAATCATTCCTGCGTCCTCACCACGATTCTTCTACTTGGACAATGAACATTGCCCTAAATTCTCATGGAACAGATTACGAG GGTGGTGGATGTCGATTTTTGAGATACGATTGCTCAGTGACAAACATTCCTAAAGGCTACGCTCTGATTCATCCGGGTCGGTTGACTCATTATCACGAGGGTTTACTTACTACAAATGGTACCCGATACATAGCAGTGTCATTTGTTGATCCTTAA